In Roseiconus lacunae, a genomic segment contains:
- a CDS encoding preprotein translocase subunit SecA yields MTQQDNSQTHADASPDATAPTASTGSPMSNASRPENEASKTDVPGSQERKPEIDPSESTSAATGDHPADPPVPMPEAGPAPAASANDSQDSAPPTPQLEPTALAAGTEPTALAAGDEPPAGVTATIAPERFQTGAKSVSLFSGFKTPKMLRWMRVLEEIGGWESTLQQDSDSELKKRSLALRYRAMAGEKLAKLLPEGYALVREAGRRALGMRHYDVQMIGGISLFEGSIAEMQTGEGKTLTATLPLYIHSLVGKGAHLATVNDYLAKRDAEWMMPIFHMLGVSVGIIQTPDDQGSRRKSYSSAITYGTAKEFGFDFLRDRLLLRAQNRIQTEMLGDGGGGFTDSGDKPVMRGMHFCLVDEADSILIDEARTPLIIGSIEDTVRDQIVETYRWASKHASEYELDDHFTIDDDTKQYELTARGRQKVRSLPKSDLVRTMGLVDLYEYTERAVKVHREFLLDRQYVVRPGDKGEDEIVIVDEFTGRLAEGRKWRDGIHQAIEAKEGLDISVPTGQAARITVQDLFLRYNHLAGMTGTAATSAGELRRIYRTPVLRVPTNRPPQRKQLSDRVFGALLTKFRAIVDEVKEIHATGRPILIGTRSIDKSEILSRMLDEIGIEHEVLNANNVEREAEIVSEAGGLGRVTVATNMAGRGTDIKLSDDIVALGGMHVICTELHDAARIDRQLIGRCGRQGDPGSYRQYLSLDDDILKGGLGPDKAERLKSRGENLEGSVDSYAKLFRKAQRKVEKKHFRDRMVLLHHEKERKKMQREIGQDPYLDTPD; encoded by the coding sequence ATGACCCAACAAGACAACTCGCAAACCCACGCGGACGCCTCGCCAGATGCGACCGCGCCGACTGCATCTACCGGATCGCCGATGTCCAACGCAAGCCGACCTGAGAACGAAGCGTCGAAAACCGACGTGCCCGGTTCGCAAGAGCGCAAGCCAGAAATTGATCCATCTGAATCGACCTCAGCGGCAACGGGTGATCATCCGGCCGATCCACCGGTGCCGATGCCCGAGGCTGGTCCTGCGCCCGCGGCTAGCGCCAACGACTCGCAAGACAGCGCTCCGCCAACACCCCAACTTGAGCCGACGGCGCTCGCCGCGGGCACTGAGCCGACGGCGCTCGCCGCGGGTGATGAACCACCTGCGGGCGTGACCGCCACGATCGCCCCCGAACGCTTCCAAACGGGGGCCAAGTCGGTCTCGCTCTTTTCGGGTTTTAAGACCCCGAAGATGCTGCGCTGGATGCGGGTGCTCGAAGAAATTGGTGGCTGGGAGTCGACGTTACAACAAGATTCCGATAGCGAGTTGAAGAAGCGTTCGCTCGCCTTACGCTACCGGGCGATGGCAGGCGAAAAGTTGGCCAAGCTGTTACCGGAAGGCTACGCCCTAGTCCGCGAAGCAGGCCGGCGAGCACTTGGGATGCGTCACTACGACGTTCAAATGATCGGCGGGATCTCGCTGTTCGAGGGCAGCATTGCCGAGATGCAGACCGGGGAAGGCAAAACACTGACGGCGACGCTGCCCCTTTATATCCACTCGTTGGTCGGCAAAGGTGCCCACTTGGCGACCGTCAACGACTATTTGGCGAAACGTGACGCCGAGTGGATGATGCCGATCTTTCACATGCTAGGCGTCAGTGTCGGAATCATTCAAACCCCCGATGATCAAGGGTCACGCCGCAAGTCTTATTCGTCTGCGATCACGTACGGGACGGCCAAAGAATTCGGCTTTGACTTCCTTCGTGACCGTTTATTGTTGCGAGCACAAAACCGGATTCAAACTGAAATGCTGGGCGACGGTGGCGGCGGATTTACCGATTCGGGCGACAAACCGGTGATGCGAGGCATGCATTTTTGTCTGGTCGACGAAGCGGACAGCATTCTGATCGACGAAGCCCGGACACCACTGATCATCGGAAGTATCGAAGACACGGTCCGCGACCAAATCGTCGAAACGTACCGTTGGGCGTCCAAGCATGCGTCCGAGTACGAACTCGATGATCACTTCACGATCGATGACGACACCAAACAATACGAACTCACCGCTCGTGGTCGACAGAAGGTTCGCTCGCTCCCCAAAAGCGACTTGGTCCGGACGATGGGCCTGGTCGACTTGTACGAGTACACCGAACGGGCGGTCAAAGTCCATCGTGAATTCTTGCTCGATCGACAATACGTGGTTCGTCCCGGCGACAAAGGTGAGGACGAGATCGTCATCGTGGACGAGTTTACGGGCCGATTGGCAGAGGGACGGAAGTGGCGTGATGGGATTCACCAAGCGATCGAGGCAAAAGAAGGCTTGGATATCAGCGTGCCAACAGGGCAAGCCGCCCGGATCACCGTCCAAGACTTGTTCCTACGCTACAACCACTTGGCCGGCATGACCGGGACGGCGGCGACGAGCGCCGGGGAATTGCGCCGGATCTATCGGACGCCGGTGCTACGTGTTCCAACGAACCGGCCGCCACAACGGAAACAACTCTCCGACCGCGTCTTCGGTGCTCTGCTAACGAAGTTCCGCGCGATCGTCGACGAGGTCAAGGAGATCCATGCCACCGGGCGACCGATCCTGATCGGAACGCGTTCGATCGACAAGAGCGAAATCCTGTCGCGGATGTTAGACGAAATCGGGATCGAACACGAAGTGCTCAATGCGAACAACGTCGAACGCGAAGCCGAAATCGTTTCCGAAGCCGGTGGGCTAGGACGAGTCACGGTGGCAACCAACATGGCCGGACGTGGGACGGATATCAAACTTTCCGATGACATCGTCGCCCTGGGCGGGATGCATGTCATTTGTACCGAGCTTCACGACGCGGCACGGATTGACCGCCAACTGATCGGTCGTTGTGGTCGTCAAGGCGATCCGGGGTCCTATCGTCAATACCTTTCGCTCGACGACGACATCCTCAAAGGCGGCCTTGGCCCGGATAAGGCCGAACGATTGAAATCACGCGGCGAAAACCTGGAAGGCTCGGTCGACTCATATGCCAAGTTATTTCGCAAGGCACAACGCAAAGTCGAAAAGAAGCATTTCCGCGATCGAATGGTGTTGCTACATCATGAGAAAGAACGCAAGAAGATGCAGCGTGAAATCGGGCAAGATCCTTACCTGGACACCCCAGATTGA
- the csrA gene encoding carbon storage regulator CsrA produces the protein MLVLSRKKNESIVINNDIKIVVVEIRGDKVRLGVEAPREVPVHRREVYDAIKKSLESGDAPVDA, from the coding sequence ATGTTGGTTTTATCTCGAAAGAAGAACGAAAGTATCGTCATCAACAACGACATCAAGATCGTTGTTGTCGAAATCCGTGGTGACAAAGTTCGCCTCGGGGTGGAAGCTCCACGCGAAGTGCCAGTGCACCGCCGCGAAGTCTACGATGCGATCAAAAAATCGCTGGAGTCCGGCGACGCTCCGGTCGATGCATAA